The DNA window ATTTCTGTTATTTGCTTCGTTCTACTTCCTAATTTCTATCCAGTTTAGGCAAATGCATGAAGAAAGGGAATTACATCGTGAACACATTCAAATGCAGAGATCATGGTATTAATGTTTCCAGTACACTCGACGCTTCGATCAACTCCCCCATCTGTCATTTCAGCGAGCACCTGAAAAtaagggagtaaaattttgagaatgaAGGGTTGTCTTCATTTAGTTTTACCTTGAAACCAATAGTTAGGGTTTTCACAAACCTCTTGAACCGGCTTGTTATGGTCTTTCGGGTTGACGAATTCAGTGCAACCAAATTTCTTAGCTGTTTAAGATACACCAAGGAAACTGAACATTAGACCAAGCATTTTAAAGACAATAAATCAACAAATTCCCTTCTGGGGTTTTTAACTTACCTTCCTCAAATCTGTTAGGATTCAGATCAACCCCAATAATCCTAGAAGCGCCTGCAATTCTAGCCCCTTCAGCAGCCTAATTATAAACACCACATCAACAATGTTATCCAAGTTAGCAGCAGCAGGGGCGAGGAAAAAAGTTACGAAACTTATTATGTTCCCACGcattattatttttcttgaaatatctATGTCCAAGAATGGCATTGGACACATGAAGCTAAGAATATAGCCTCCAAAATTTCCTccatatacatttttaaaaaaataacttcgAGAAAACTGATCATAACCATGTGGAACACATCCCATATACGATACTCTGCTCAATTGTATGGAAGAAGGGATACTCACAGCGAGGCCTACTGCTCCCAGTCCAAAAATGGCCACAGTTGAACCTTTGGTGGGCTTTGCAACATTCAAGGTGGCACCAAGACCTCGAAAATGATTTAAAACTCCATTAAACTAACAGATTAgatggaaaatgaaaattttaaatcaagtaaCAAATTGGTTCTTTTTTAAGACCTGTAGAGATGCCACAGCTGAGAATACAAACTTTGTCAAGAGGAGCGGCGGGATTGATTTTGGCAACACTGCCAACATGAGCAACAGTGTATTCACTGAAGGTGGATGTGCCAACGAAATGATAGATGGGTTTTCCATTAATGGAGAACCTGGTCTTGCCATCACTAAGCATCACCCCTCGGTCAGTGTTGATCCTTAGCAGGTCACACATGTTGCTTTCCTTGGACTTGCAATGACGACAGTTGCCGCATTCCCCGGTGAAGACCGGAAGCACATGGTCACCGGGTTTAAGGTGTGTCACACCCTCACCCACACTGTCAACAATCCTGTAAACAAAATAGTCAATAGAGTGATAAAAATATCTGGTTACCACACTAAATGGATACAGACACGCCCATTCATACCTAGGTTCAACAGATCCGACCAATCTGACATAGATCCCATGCAGATgctgtttaaaataaaaaatatgcctTGCTGAATTTATATGGAAATGGATCGGATAAGAGTTTGACTGTTGGACTCATTGATGATAGAGgtacttaaaatgaaaaaaggaaaaaaaaattagtgttgAGCATACCCCCCAGCTTCATGACCAAATATACGAGGGAATAATGGAGTTTGGCCCTGTAAGATGACAATGATGAACAATATTAGTTTCCAAGTATGCGAGTAATGAGTATTGCTTTACAACGAGAATGCATCATGAGGAGGCACTTAACTAAAATACCTTGGCTTCCCAAAAGTAAACATCAGTGTGGCAGAGAGAGGTGAAGAGGATCTTCAGACGAACCTCCATTGCTTGTGGTGGTGCCACCTCCACTTCTTCAATCACTAGTGGCTTCCCGGCTTCCCATGCCACCGCAGCTACATGCAGTTGCAATGTATTTCAAAGAATAAGCATATACAATGACAAATGGTTTTCCTCAAAAACGAAGCATCAAAGTATGATGATAAAACCCTAAACACTCAAGTAAAAATCCAGAATGAAAATATACCTTTGCAACGAATGACCTGACCAGCAGTGCTTTGGGCAGACATATTTACTTGGCAAACTATCTGTTTTCTCCTTTTGGAAACCTGGAAAAATATTCTAGTAAATTGGGGTTTAGGAGCTTGGCATCTCTTAAAGTAAGAATCGAGGGGACTGATATTTTTACACGTCAAAGAAGCCTGTTTTGACGGGGCATTTGTAACAGACATATACATCGAATTCATGAACTAGAAGCAAGAATTCACCGAAGGGAAACGCTGTTTTTCTTTTGATCCGCAAAGCAAACGACGCCTAAAATTTATTTGTTTCCCGAACATGGGTTCGTGAATATGGTAGTATTTTAGTAGATTAATTCGAGGGGTTGAGGCAAGTGTGCAACTTTAAATTTAGCTAAAAGTGATCAGACGCTTGTTTCGGAATATCTGCCTTCTACCATTTTAGCCCGGACACGTGGTGGTCCTACGTACCCCTGTCGACTGAGTCCCTGTCATGCCTGACCATACTCAGAACTTACTATATGGACTTTTTCAACCATGCGCTCTATAAAATTTTAAGCATATCAATtgttttatcaaattatatttttaaatatatatttgattttggtttaattgatattattatttgtatatataatatatcaatataaaaaatttcaactcatatataagaatcaaaattatcaaaatttacatataaaaaatactTGTATATCCCGTCCTAAAATAGGTTAGGAGTTAGACTTattaaacttgaaaaatatattttaaatcttTATCAATTGATTAATTGAAGAGAAATGGAATTGTAGTTTGATGATTCATCAAGGCAAAGGAACAGAAGCGTGGTGGTACTGTCTCATATAGTATACAGAGCATGAAAAAGGGAAACAACATTAAGATATGTATGATCGATGACGATTACAAATGAAGTTTGATAGGTTTCAAGTATCCATGCGAATAAGACAGCGGATGCCCTCCCCAGCAAGCATGTAATCGAAAGCCTTGTTTATATCTGAGAATGCCACTTCATGCGTTATAAATTTCTCCAGCTCAAGCTCCTGCATGTATCACATTACTCTTTCTGAGTTCATAACAAATTACAGAAATGAATGTTCTAAGTAGCCATCCAATTGCTAGCTGCATAATTGTCCAGAGTTTTTAGGAAGGAATGATGTAGCTTACTTTGTTCATGTACTTCTCCACAACTGAAGGAAGGTCGGACCGGGGCTTGTAGTTGCCAAAGAAGGTACCTTTCAGAGTCCTCTCGTTCAGAAAATTCACGGGATGTGTTTTAAAAGCATCATCTTTGTTCGGAACACCGACGAGTACGGCTACACCCCATCCCTGCATAAAAACAGAAAACATAGCCCAATGTGTCAAGCATTATTGTCTCTGTTCTTAGCTTCATTCTGCTTCCTAGGCAAAATGCATGAAGAAAGGGAATTACATCGTGGACACATTCAAAAGCAGAGATCATGGCATTGATGTTTCCCGTGCACTCAACGCTTCGATCAACTCCTCCATTTGTCATTTCAGCCAGCACCTGAAAATAAGGGAGTAAATTTTGGGAATGAAGTgttgtatttatttaaatgtacATTACAGCCAAAAGTTATGGTTTTCAGTCACAGACCTCTTGAACTGGCTTGTCATAGTCTTTAGGGTTCACGAATTCATTGCATCCAAATTTCTTGGCTGTTTAAGATACACCGAGGAAACAAAACATTAGAGGAAGCATTTCAATTTTCAGGACAGTAAATCAACAACTCCCTTTTGGGATTCGTAGCTTACCTTCCTCAAATCTGTTAGGATTCAGATCGACTCCAATAATCCTAGAAGCGCCTGCAATTCTAGCCCCTTCAGCAGCCTAATTATAAACACCACATCAACCAGCAGCAGGGCCAAGGGGAAATAAATTATACGAAACTATGTTGGTTTAACTCTTTACtgatatcaatatatatatatatgagaggACTCTGAAGAAAGTGATACAATCATGTCGGACACTCACGTCCAAATTTGATTAAACATAGTATTGAAGAAGGGATACTCACAGCAAGGCCTACTGCTCCCAGTCCAAAAATGGCCACAGTTGAACCTTTGGTGGGCTTTGCAACATTCAAGATGGCACCAAGACCtcgaaaattatttaaaactccATTAAAACTAACATattaaatagaaaatgaaaattctGAATCAAGTAACAAATTGGTTTTGTTTAAGACCTGTAGAGATTCCACAGCTGAGAACAAAAATTTTGTCAAGAGGAGCGGCGGGATTGACTTTAGCAACACAACCAACATGCACAACAGTGTATTCACTGAAGGTGGATGTGCCAACAAAATGGTAGATGGGTTTTCCATTAATGGAGAACCTAGTCTTGCCATCACTAAGCATCACCCCTCGATCAGTGTTGATCCTTAGCAGGTCACACATGTTGCTTTCCTCGGACTTGCAGTGACGACAGTCGCCGCATTCCCCGGTGAAGACCGGAAGCACATGGTCCCCGGGCTTAAGGTCTGTCACACCCTCACCCAAACTCTCAACAACCCTGTCAATAGAGGGATAAAAATATCTAATTGAGTTGCTCAATTTATAGGGAAATGGATGGGATATGAGTTTAGGGCATACCCCCCAGCTTCATGACCAAATATACGAGGAAAGACTGGAGTTTGGCCCTGTAAGATGACAAATGATTGACCATATTAGTTTTCAAGTATGTTAATTGCTTCACAACGTGAACGAATCATGAGAggcaataaattaattaaattacctTGGCTTCCCAAAAGTAAACATCAGTGTGGCAGAGAGAGGTGAAGAGGATCTTCAGACGAACCTCCATTGCTTGCGGTGGTGCCACCTCCACTTCTTCAATCGTCAGTGCCCTCCCGGCCTCCCATGCCACCGCAGCTAGTTACAGTCGCAAAgtattccaatttttttaaaataaataaacatatacagTTGCACATAAACTCTTAAGTAAGATTCGAGAATCAAAGAGAAGAGATAAATGGAGAAAACAGAACCAAATGTACCTTTGCAACGAATGACCTGACCAGCAGTGCTTCGGGCTGACATATTTACTATGAAAAAGAAATTCTAATAAAGTTGTTTTTTAGCTTTCTCTTATAAAAGAAAATCGATGGGACTGGAGTTTTACACTTGGGGTATTTATATGATACAGAGATATATAAAGTTCATGAATGGGAAGAAACCGCCAAGTTCAGTTCctttataatgtaaatattttttaattttaaaatctcacgcaacatttttaacaaaaaaaattataccaatgtaaataaatcattcaaaatttttaaattaaaaaaattccgAATGTTAAAcctattataattttaaatttttatctataatttaggaaaaataattaattaatagcaTGGCAAGTGGAACATGAATGTGAGAGGAGGCGACGACTGGCTCGGTGTCTTGTCTTCTTCCTTTATAGGACAACACCTGGTGGTCCAAACTCCAACGCagtttgatttttcattttccaatacCGATCCTGTCATGCGTGACCAAAGCCTTCATTTAAAATATTACGCTTTATTTACTTTAGTGATTGCGGTGGCCATCTCATGTCATGTCCATCATTGGTTCCAGaagtttacttatttttaaattggtttaaatatgaaataaattcttctacttttttataaattttatttttaaaaatttagtttcctcatttttatattttaaattttgttaattttaaatttattaatattattttacaggTTTgtgtaaaatataattattttaagaaatCAATAAATACTCCCTTATTAAGTTAATAaacactttaaaatttatttcgaAGTAATATAACCTTACATTTCACTTAAGTAATAAATTAGAATATCGTAGATATTGCATatgattttatatgttaattttattttttaatattttattttaaaattttagtgtaatgtatattatttaaatcgtttaacataattaaaaatattacagaAATAGcaaattttaatccttttaaaaaaagtaatttcattaaagtctgaatgaaataataatgaaattcaaactctttttagtgatttttaactactaattaaatgaaaatacctaaatatttaatattaatgcacatattttgtagtgttaagttttagctttaaattgaaaaagttttattagaaaataaattaattaaaatttaaacatctagaatttaattgaattaaaattaagtttaaaatatttagcaagtatttgaataaaaaaatattatcactcaggctttttttttaaaataaacttacatttattaattaaaaatacattatgttttacatataattgtattaaatataatgtaatctatgatttaatttaataattattaaacctgattatatttttattgtttttaattgaaatttgatGAATACAAAagattagaataacaagtaattACTAATGGGtaaattcatctttttatttaaaaatcaattaataaataaatcataggaGGGTGAGTGGATAttttttcaaacaattaaaataatttatcaattctaattggatttgaataaccctaatttttttatttagccttttgaaatgaatttattaattttaaaactaaaatatatcTAATTTAACAAATTCTTTGATCAAAtaagattttatttatatattaaaattctattgaaataaaataagtaaatgaaatttaaaaccaacttaattatatttgtaaattgattaatatttgatattgcaactaaaaaaattatttttataaatagtgTTACGTCCAAATTGATAACAATCTTTCATGATAAATCCACTAGAGTGAATTTAGAGATATTCTTTTGTGTTTCGTAGGTCTATTAAGGGGATAGACGTTAGCTACGAATTTTAAAGTTGCTCTATATTCAGGACGAGGATCAAACCCTTGACTATTAATTAAGGTAGAAGAAATCATTGTCATCTTATCTAACCCCATAATACTTAACTATATATGCGTGTGAATTAATATACTCTATTTGAAAtaattcaactttaaaaaaaattaaatgtagcTCTAAATCTCTTAAGCTTTAGCTTTAAATCTATACTCCTAACTAATAATatatatctctaatacttttgaacCAAcgaagtaaaatatatatatattctatataaaataataacaattacaCATTAATTATAGTATCTTAAATTAGTGGGAAACATTAACTCTTCATAATTGACTTGCTATCACTAAAGGTATCTCCTGAAAAGTATGTGGATTGACAAGGAATTGCTTCATCGATTTGGCAAGAGCAtgtgctgtaacacccctagcccatatccgttgccagaacagggttacggatcATTATCGAAATATACAAatcaaatacagacatttcatattatttaacatgcaTGTCAgaaattattcataaagtccTTTATATGAGCCttcgagacccaaaacatgcattagaaacaagtcgggactaaaccgggtacttagagaatttttagcaaaatttcaaaatttttccaatgtgaaagggacacacgcccgtgtgggcattcaaaatagggcacACGACAGTGTCCAGCCCGTGTctgtacccatgtaactctctaacttaggtcacaaagccaagccacacacccgtgtgctaggccgtgtgtcacacacggctgagacacacgcctgtgtctctgctcgtgtggacgaaaataggccatttccaaggccacttttctcacccaaattgtctTCCACCTACAACAACACCTTAACACATTCTCAAGGCAATACCAATCATTCAAATTAAGCTAAAACCAAGTTTAGTACATATTATAACATCCTATATATCCAAGTATTCAATTTCCTCTAATTGAACCATTTCACATACATGCATATCTTACCAATTATACTAACTCAAATCAATTAATAATGAGCCTATATATTTTCCatcatttaaccaattcaaagaCTCATTAAACACATTAAGACCATATATAAACTCATCAAAACATGTCattcacaagccattccaatggctagttacaaccaaacatTTACATTGCCATCATTGGTCatatttagcctatacatgccattataaccaaaattagtttacTATATATATACCGAAAAGTTCGAGGGATAGTATGATGTGactccgaccagcttccaacctttacgagcctccaagtactataaaacagaggaaataaaacaCAGTAAGTAtttaattcttagtaagttcgtataacaagaaaCTTATTTACCAATCATTTTCATTTAAATAAGCATACAAaatgcatccaagcaatttggctaatagcctaaacacacaacttcatcaaacatgttagtcatttatttcacatgaaTATCAAGAATTATGTATGAGCTCATCAACATCAAATTTCCATGTATTTCGTATATATACAGATAACGTTTCactttgaattaatatattttctcatatcaggattttgcccgttgaaccatttaaaatatcgatggatacccaagtagtacacacgaagtgtacaaacctgaaatccgtcaattcatattcgggaatgcTCATGTGGgcacataaacgggaagctctttCCAGCTATATAACGgaaaagctcatgtgagccatgtaacgggaagttTTGGAAcaaatgtaataccccctacccgtattcgtcgccggaatagggtatgaggcattatcgaattttaccaaattaatttctcgttattacgagttaaatactatttatttaccaaaacatgtcatgacgtccctTAGATGGGCcttcgaagcccaaaacatacattgacaCCAAACcgggattaaatcgaaaccataagaatttttttgcaaaatcccaaagtttttttttatgaactcaatataacccctttataaatatctaacattccTTGCAATTTTAAACTGAGACCAATCCaaaccaaccaatccatttcaacatattttcaagatagattcaaACATAtccataagataacctcatcacataccaaaaccaagatttattagtcataccaatggctaacattacattcatttcacattaacgtttactttattagcttatacatgccattgatttccaaaataaaatttttttatataccgaaatcttgaggttgatagtgtgatacgtctCCGAccgaatccgacctccgagctcttaacactacaaaacaggggaaaaggaaacagggtaagcattttgtgcttagtaagctcatgtaacaagaattatacttacctaatattttcaatacaatgcaataaacattcaaacatccattcaatgcattattcccctaacatgcacaaactcaacattcaagttagtccaataatttccatgtatcaataatatataccatgattgatgagctcattaataccatgattttcattcccttgttatttttccatatttatctcgTTCAATTTCTCggaattttgatggattttcaggggtacaTTTTAGTGTACAAATCCAGGTCTGTCAATTTATATTCATGTGTgtacatttccatttcagagagcacactcccgcgaacctcattcttaaagcgggattaccagtccaggctaaatcccctgtaatataaactcatagagtattgtcgggattaccagactaggctaaatcccttgcaatgacaattactctaatgagcttggatctgaattacca is part of the Gossypium hirsutum isolate 1008001.06 chromosome D11, Gossypium_hirsutum_v2.1, whole genome shotgun sequence genome and encodes:
- the LOC107911677 gene encoding alcohol dehydrogenase 1 isoform X1 is translated as MNSMYMSVTNAPSKQASLTCKNISPLDSYFKRCQAPKPQFTRIFFQVSKRRKQIVCQVNMSAQSTAGQVIRCKAAVAWEAGKPLVIEEVEVAPPQAMEVRLKILFTSLCHTDVYFWEAKGQTPLFPRIFGHEAGGIVDSVGEGVTHLKPGDHVLPVFTGECGNCRHCKSKESNMCDLLRINTDRGVMLSDGKTRFSINGKPIYHFVGTSTFSEYTVAHVGSVAKINPAAPLDKVCILSCGISTGLGATLNVAKPTKGSTVAIFGLGAVGLAAAEGARIAGASRIIGVDLNPNRFEEAKKFGCTEFVNPKDHNKPVQEVLAEMTDGGVDRSVECTGNINTMISAFECVHDGWGVAVLVGVPNRDDAFKTRPVNFLNERTLKGTFFGNYKPRSDLPSVVEKYMNKELELEKFITHQVAFRDINKAFDYMLAGEGIRCIIRMDA
- the LOC107911678 gene encoding alcohol dehydrogenase 1, with the protein product MSARSTAGQVIRCKAAVAWEAGRALTIEEVEVAPPQAMEVRLKILFTSLCHTDVYFWEAKGQTPVFPRIFGHEAGGVVESLGEGVTDLKPGDHVLPVFTGECGDCRHCKSEESNMCDLLRINTDRGVMLSDGKTRFSINGKPIYHFVGTSTFSEYTVVHVGCVAKVNPAAPLDKIFVLSCGISTGLGAILNVAKPTKGSTVAIFGLGAVGLAAAEGARIAGASRIIGVDLNPNRFEEAKKFGCNEFVNPKDYDKPVQEVLAEMTNGGVDRSVECTGNINAMISAFECVHDGWGVAVLVGVPNKDDAFKTHPVNFLNERTLKGTFFGNYKPRSDLPSVVEKYMNKELELEKFITHEVAFSDINKAFDYMLAGEGIRCLIRMDT
- the LOC107911677 gene encoding alcohol dehydrogenase 1 isoform X2, encoding MFTFGKPRAKLHYSLVYLVMKLGARHIFYFKQHLHGIYVRLVGSVEPRIVDSVGEGVTHLKPGDHVLPVFTGECGNCRHCKSKESNMCDLLRINTDRGVMLSDGKTRFSINGKPIYHFVGTSTFSEYTVAHVGSVAKINPAAPLDKVCILSCGISTGLGATLNVAKPTKGSTVAIFGLGAVGLAAAEGARIAGASRIIGVDLNPNRFEEAKKFGCTEFVNPKDHNKPVQEVLAEMTDGGVDRSVECTGNINTMISAFECVHDGWGVAVLVGVPNRDDAFKTRPVNFLNERTLKGTFFGNYKPRSDLPSVVEKYMNKELELEKFITHQVAFRDINKAFDYMLAGEGIRCIIRMDA